The DNA sequence GATCACGTAGCTCGATCAAAATACATATTATTCATCATGTCTTCCTCTTTGACATAGAAGTAGAGTTcccatcaaacaaatcatcgatcAAATTCTCAATGTCCTCCGGTTGGTACTTTATATACTTCTCGGCCTGCTTCCCTCCCTCCAAGTACTGCTTGAACCTCCCCCAGAACGACCGGTACGCCGGAATCATCACCGCCGACAAGGAAACCCTAAGCTCCGACTGAAGTTGCTCGTCGCTCACCACCCACGTGCTCTGCGTCTTGTGTATCTCGTCGAACAACGTGTTGAAGCACTTAAACCGCTCCTTGATCACCGTCTTCGACACCTTCCCGTTCACCTGCAAACCCTCGTGGTTCAGGCAATGCAAAATCCTACCCCACGTCTCCCTCTGGTAGTTCTTATGGTACCCCCTCAAGTCCGTCGACCGCTTCCTGCACCACGTGTCGCCCATCAGTTGGTGAATCTCTGTGGACCCCTTCACTTTCTGCATGATGTACCGCCCGTTGTTCATCAAGAAGATAAACCGCAACGCCGGGTCCCGGTACAGCTTGGACCTCATGTCCAGGTTGGCATCCAACATGTCCATAACGGTTAGTAACTGAATTTGGAACGGCGACGACGTCGTTCCGGGCGTGCCGTTCGTTTTTTCGTACTCCAGGAACACTTGCTCCAACGAGTCCTTGTACTCGCAGGCGTATTTTAAATAATTCATGACATAGCGCGTCAACGGGTGCACTGCGCCACTGGGGACCGGGGTTTTTCCATTGTCGCTTTTGATCGAGTTTTCGAGATCGCAGAAGATGCTGACCGCGGTCTGGCCGATGCGGTTCCGTGCTGCCTCGGCTTCCATCACTAGCTCTTTTCCGATCTCCTCTGGGTACGAGTCGCGGATTGCCGGGACCAGATCCCGAAGCGTCTCGTACATGTCGAGCATCTTGAACAGCTTCTCCGGCGACCGCTTCGTCAAGACGACGGCGTCGGCGAAGTTGAAGAGCTGGATAGCGACGGCGCGGGCGAGGTTGCAGAACAGGGACTCGGACAACGACCTGTGGCCGGTGAACACGGCATCGCAGAGCTTCCGCTCGCCGGAGAAGTGGACGGAGGAGCATAGCTTGACGACGCTGATCCACGTGGCGATCTCCCCTTCCAGTGACTCCCACTGCATTCTCTGGACCTCGTCGATGGAAATGTTCTCGTATCCGAGATTGTTGAGCGCCAATTTGAACGCGTTCCGCCTCGAAATGCTGTAGACCATGCAGCACTCGTTCCCGTAGCCGGCGGCGATCATCGTGGAGGCGATTTTGTTCATAATGGTGATGCTCTCATCCGAAAAcgaaggaaactcatctaattTGTCGGGTTCGGATTCGGGTGGCTGTGCTTGTATGAACAGACACGAATCGTGGGCGGAGCTGCTGTTGCTGTTGAAGGAGGAGAGCTTGGAGGTGATCCGACTCGAAAAGCTCTGGTCCGGGTTATTATCCGGCTTGGCAGTGCTCGGATCCGGTTGATCGAGGCTGAGATGGTTGCGGAACTCCTCGTCCAATAAAGCCATGGCACGTTGCAGGACGGTGCTGGTCCGATTGAACGCTGTGGCGGTCGTGGAATTGGACGGGAATTCCTCCAACACCGTAGCAATTTTGGAAATGCGCGTCACGGATTCGACGAACGGCGCGTCGTCTTCCTCGTTCTCGCCGAACCGGGCCAGGCCCCTGCCGTATTTTGTTGTCATGGAGTCGACGGCTTTGGATAGCGACTCCACCGATGAGGGGACCACCTCCGGCGGAGTCCATTTTTCTTTAGATTCGGAAAAGGTTTCTAGGAAGTGATCGACTTCGTCCAGAATTTCCTGAAAGCTCAACTCTGCCGCAGGATTGGAGGAATTGTTGGGGTCATCGGGACGATCCTGGGCGCCGGATTCTGGTGGGGCATCCTCATCGATGGTCTCGTATCGCTGCCTCGGGGTGGCGGGACTTGAGAAGAGATTCTTGTTGCTGGAACGTCTTGAAAAACTGACAGACTTTTCAGGCGCTGCCGCGTTTTTCTCCATCAAGTCCGTTCCGTTCCTCCCAGTACTCACTTTTGATTAGCCCTTAATCAATATAGTTAGCCTCTAATCAAATttcaagcaaaaagaaaaagttgattAATTTTTCTGGAGAAGAAAATGGGGAATTTCGGGAAATGAGAGCAAGTGGAAGAATGAGGGGATCCACAACGGCAGGGAAGGGAAACGAGTGAAGGGGAATTTTTCCGAGGGAGATGGGAAAATGAAAGGGGACGTACGGATAGGAAcggattttgattttgtttttcggtatttttgttttgagctaattttgttttgttttgtgtcggGATGTTTTTGGAAGGACCGGATCGGATAAAACgtttctaattttgttttaaaatttggAATCAAATTTGATcacaaatttttaatttgaaagtTTTCACATATTCGCAAGTGGCCTTTAGCACAGTGGTATAAAAATGTTGAATCCTTACATGACGATGTGGATTAAAACCCCATTGatggctaatctaacaaaacctatcatttgacaaaaacaaaaaatattttcacataTTCAAAAATCTTGAAAATTTCGAATCCCGGAAACATAATTcgaaatttcatatattttacaaGTTTTCTTATATTCTTCTAACATTTTCatacatgaaattttttttttcttaatatttgATGTACGCTTATGTATAAATTTAATTAGTGTTTATACTTATTAATATATAAAAGGATATTTAATATGAAAAAATgcacaaaatacataaaaaactaacaataaaaatacaaaagttCACTACAAATTATATAGTTTGAGCAAACAACTATAAAGATGAGAATATTTTGAAAGTTTTTTTATTGGAATAAGTTCATAACACTTCGAAAAAATAATTATGGATTGAAAATCTCTAATTTTCGAAATCTCTAAACGTCTTCTAATTTCCATTCCTAACTtcgaaaaatattcaaattctGAAGTTTTTGGTCGGATTCGAAAGTTTTACCATCTGAATTGGAAACATCATTCAACCGGCACCCTAGCTTTTGTTGTTTGAGagatatttttcaatgtgacaggcacacgagatggtacaccacttgtcattatacaaatagtgagatatgtatgttaaaaagttaataacttaaaaaataaaaattttcaccactTACGTAAAAACACGTGAAGTACCACTCGTGTTCCtatcataataaaaaatttctcgttGTTTGGGACATTAATTTTCATTGGGGAGGTGGAAGGTGGCTTGTTGACCGTTGACCTGTCATTTGTGCTTCCCACGACCATTCCACTCTTTCTGCAACACAACTAAATAATTGAGGCTTTGTATATGAAGATCATGAGAGGAATCCAATCGTGCATCCTCATGTTTAATTTGGCGCTAAATCTGATTGTTTAATTGGAGAGGAGTGGTCACGTTGTGTTGTTTTCTAATTTTAAATGTTTGTCACATGTTTCTAACACAAAGGTTAAAAAAATGTTTGTCACATAGTAGCCTTTAAATTCCAAGCATAAGTTTGATTTAGTTTGATTCAGCTCTCAAATCTTGATTAAGTTAATCAACCATTAAGCGGTGCAGTTTGGTTCGATTTAAACCAATTATGGAACAAGTGATGGGTGGTTTGCGAATATGACTGATGAGAAAAAAGCTTCTTTCGTGCTTTATGAAGAAGTCTTACAAATCTGGCTATCCTATGAGCAATAGTAACGCTAATGCATTATATCGACCACCAATGGGCACCAATATTAAACTGCATCTAATTTTGAACTTGGCTAGGTTCGTGCCCACCTCTAATTTTAAGCTTTGTGCCTCTACTTCTTCCATCATTATGAATGTCATTATCTCATTTTgtttagagcaattccaccccatGAAAATAGCTTCGGCTATTGGGCAATTTAATCCCCCAACCTCCCGAAACCACTCCAACCCTACCCAATTAAATGGGCTCCAAGAGAGCTCGACTCCACACACGGGGTAGAATTGCCTAATCCTCAGACTGAGTGGATCTGTCGTCAGCTTGGTGTTTGCcacctttttatattttttctgcTTGGTGCGTGAATTACACACGAGAGAAGTGGCAAGTGGCTCGACAAGAAAACAAGACTGAGGCTATCGGGCAGGCGCACTCAGCCCATCCATGAAGTTCGTATAGTGAAGATTGTTAATCATAAGTAGGATGGACAAGTAAGTTCTTCAATACAATTATTATCCTAGTGATTACCAATAAGAAAATATCAAAGTGCCAAAAACAAACCATACTACTTACAAGCAAACTCCAATCAAACCATACTACTTACATATTGGTTCAGTTATGAAACATAGGCCCAATGCAAAAATTGAAGGCCTGAGGGCCTGGGCTAATATCGGAAACGTCAATTTGGATCTCTGTTTGGAGTTCTCAGCCACACTGGGATCCTGAAATTACGTTGTATTGTCAAATCTGCATCTGCAATAATCCTAGGGCTGCCAATCGTACGCGTCGCAATCCAGTGATGCATTTAACCGAATAATAAGTAACATGTTTGACTTATTGGTGAAAGTATCTTATTGAAGAATGTTTGAGTATGTACTGGTGTATATTGTACACTAAAATCCTCAAACGTTGAATTCTTTACTGTTGAGTCATTTACTTGACATTTAACTATTTCGATACATGCTATATATCTGAGCATACTCTAATGTCAATCGCGAAAGGAAAATGCTTTTGTCTATAAACCGAACCGATAAGCTAAACCCCGAACCAATGTATTGGTCACAACGTCGCAAAGGAATCTTCACTGTAGTTGTAGAGTCACAACGTCGCAAAGGAACCTTCACTGTAGAGTCTGACAAGCACGACAAAAATTGGAATATCAAGTTAAAGGCTGCCTGCCTGAGACTACAACAACAATCAATCACGACCCTCCCATCTCTGATCCCCACCCCCATTTTTGGGCCTCCAATGCATGGCTTTGGAATATTGTCGGTGCTTACGCTAGCTATTTCcaataattcaaaagaaaattaatgaaaaatatttgaaaactttaagttttaacgataaaaataaaataaacggtaaagtgaatagtaccaggattgacattttagtgtaaaaatgtggttttccgttaaagtgaataataccgaaagtttttcgttaaaattccctaattCAAACTCTCTATattaaagattgaagaaaaattaCTCTCCACACACATAAGTATTTTCTATATGTAATCACAACTACAACCATGAACCATCAAATAATCGATCTGCCCTAGattctattttgtttttttaacgaAAAGACAACGGTTTTATTATAATGATAAAAACTTATACAAACATCAACGAAGATATTTTGAATAAAATCCAAGAGGCTCTCAATCCAAAGAGACTTCAAGAAAACATAAAACTCCAACTTGGCCAAACTAGTCTCCTATTTCCATTAGCACATGTATAAGTGGAGATTaagattttgtattttttgaagTGCTATCATTAAGGTATTTAATTATAGATATGCAGTGACATTAATGAAGACTAATGGCGATATGAGTACATTGAGTAGTGAACTaaccaagttcccaaagtattGATAAAAAAACGAAAGGGAGTTGTCAAATGCACTCTGAAATAGTCATCTTATACACTACATTAGTGAATAAGAGATTTCAAAATGACTATGTCAGAGTGCtaataaaatctctcaaatgaAATGTATAAGGTATTTTAGTATCAAAAGATGATTACTTAGTAAATATCATGAATTGCCACGTCACTAAAACCCGAGATGCTAAGAACTTCAATAACAACTCACTCATGCAATAATTTGTCAAAACCATATAGTATACGAACCCACCATTAACACCAATTGAATTTTCATTAGAAATGTATAAGAGGTTAAATCAATAGCTTACGGAATGCAATGTCTTTCTCCGTTTATCAGACACAAAATATCATTTATCCCACTACAAATCCAATAtgcttaattaaaattaaaacttaaaacgaACACCAAAAACTtagaacaaaattaaaaacttcCAGTAAAAAGTTGGTACAAAAATTGAATAGAGTTCAACATGTTTTAATTGCTTAAATGGCATTGGGGGAAAACCTCAAGTTGGTACTTTGGTGCGTAGCATTATTtattggtttggtactgaggtgcttttataaagatagatataaaaaaactaagctaaaaaatatgtttgataaacacttcaaaacagcttattttcacaattttgggtgaaaaaaaactgaaaacgtgaagcagtaAAAATGAGCTAATTCTCACAGCAAAACAAAAATAgttttttgtttcaaaacacagcaataccaaactagatATCCACAGAGAACAAGCATAGTGCCGCGTAGGGTGGGCCAATCCACGACCGGACCCATTTGGTGCACAGGGCCTCCCTCCagtcctccctccctccctcccttctaATTCGTATAGTCCGCCAATCCCGCCGTTTGTCACGTTTTTGTGCTTAACGGTACAATCCCATTATCCCAAGAGTCTCTTTGGATCTCTTCCACTAAAGATGACatgatttcaaaaaaaaaaaaagatgacatGATTAAGTGATTCGggtttttaaaatttcatctaACGACAAAAAATCATTACACCTTTTAAAGAATCAAAATAGGTGGACCGTTCGATGAAATTTTAAAGACTTGAATTACTTGATCCGGTGATCTTGATGGAAGAAATCCGAAGATTATCTCTTTTCATCCCACACCACTTGTGCAATCACATTTTTCTACTTGGATTAagcttatttttacttttcccatatttttttttgttttttgacgtcagattaaaataattgaataaaATTAACCAATAAGACTTAACATCCGAGTGTGAGAAGTTAAAAAGGTACAAAACGTTGGATTTACCTCACTCAGTTAAAAATCAGACTTTTTGCCAAAATCTAGAGGGTAATACAGAGTTGCCATTTAAATTCTTGGTCAAAGTCTTTCCAgagttagagagagaagaggagagagagagaggaagacaaAGCCGGCTCTCTTTTGTTTGAGCTGCTCGGTTTCACTGCCCCATTTAATCACAGATTCTTTTTTGGCACCCAAAAGGATATTTCTTTTTGCTTCCTCTTTGTTATCGTTTATGGTGTATGTGGACTTGGATTCGTTTTGCTTTTGCCCCCTTTAGTTATATCGTCTGCATCTGCTTGCCCTGATCGCTTCAACAAACgccaagagagagagggaggcgaGAGAGTTGCCGTTTGGATGGCCCTCAGATGATGAGGTTGTTGTAAAAACTGGGATTGGAAGATTGGAAGAGCAGCCTCCTCTCCTCTGATTGAGCTTTGGGTTCATCTGGGATTTTAataaagtttcaatcttttgtATTGGGAAAcaattaaaataaggttttaattgGATTTGGGGAAATGGGTTGTTTTCCTTGTTTCGATtcgaaggaggaggagaagctgAACAATCCAGCGGCAGAAATTGATAACAGAAAGCAGGTTCAACCAACGGTCTCTAATAACATTTCCAGATTGCCTTCTGGTGAGTTCTGATTGCTTTTGTTTATCAATCCTTATTGTTTGGTAATTTAAATGTGTTATTGCTCGATctgatctgggtttttttttcctgatttAAATTGTTTGTTTTAGTCATTTGGGTGTGTGTGTTACAACATGATTGATTACTTCATTGAGTTTGTGAGCTCTAAATTtgagaggttttaggtagacCCCACAATTCATTGACATAAAAGAATGTGTCTTTCTTTTGTAAAAATTGGATCTCATGATAACTTTGATTTCTCAAGATCAATCTGATTGATAATCAACGGTGTCCAAAGCTGTGGATTGTTTCATAATTAATTGAAGAACTAAGATAGATATTCATAATTTGATCCAACTGATTACAGTATAACTGAATTTAGTACAGTTGTGCTTTCTATAGTTTAGAAGATGTCAATTTCGAATTTGCGTAATACTTTTTTTCGTATTGGGGTTATGGTTTATTGAGTTTTTTTTGCAAATCCAATTGATTTTCGGTTTCCGGTGTTTAGCTTAACTCAATGTCCTATTTGATCAAGGATTTGGAGTTGAGACTCAGATGGTTGATGATCATTGATACTTGGGGATCTTTAGTAATTTGATATGGTCGTATATGCAGGAGTAGACAGACTGAGATCAAGAAGCAATGGAGGATCCAGGGGGGAGCTGCCCAAATTGCCTGAGCCCAAAGATGTTGTACCGGGGGGGCAAATTGCTGCTCAAACTTTCACTTTCCGTGAACTCGCGACTGCAACAAAGAACTTCAGGCCAGAGTCTTTCATAGGGGAAGGGGGATTTGGGCGTGTATACAAGGGGCAACTCGAAAGCACTGGTCAGGTAGTTCTTTTGCTGTTGCACGATCTATTATTTATACGGAGAACAGGAATTACAGGATGAGTATTTGAATTGAAACGAATATTAGCATATTAGATGGTGTAACTGTATGGCTATCAAGAAtgctaaattttgttttttgatttcAACAATAATGAGAACTAAATAACGGCACTGCTATATCGTGAGCGAGAATTGTAGACTTACATATCAACATCATTACTCATAATGATGGTTGTTAAATTCCATACAGTATTTAGAGGGCAATAATTCTTGATTCCGTATCGTGTCCATCTCTCCATGTAAGACACCAAGGTTATAGGATGTTTATGATATCCATCGTTAATTATTACATTTCGAAAAGGTCATTGCTCTGCAGAACGATTTCGCAGAGTTAACTTCAGGCATGGTTGAGGCGATTTTGAATTCTTGACTTCGTATCACCATTCACAGGTGGTTGCTGTTAAACAATTGGATAGGAATGGACTTCAGGGCAACAGAGAATTTCTTGTTGAGGTTCTCATGCTCAGTCTTCTGCATCACCCTAATCTAGTGAATCTTATTGGGTACTGTGCTGATGGAGACCAGCGGCTTCTTGTTTATGAATTTATGCCCTTAGGATCATTGGAAGATCACCTTCACGGTAACTTTTCCTCTTCGTTTCCCCTTCTTCTCTTGGCTTTTTGTCTGTTTCTCCAATTAGGAACTTTTTACTTTATAATTTCTTCCATTAATGTCAGCTAGTGGATAGTGATCATGGAAAATCACCTTGTAGTTTTCAGTTATGTTATATATGAACACTTGCTGTTCTGCAAATATGACCAAT is a window from the Malus domestica chromosome 16, GDT2T_hap1 genome containing:
- the LOC103403198 gene encoding exocyst complex component EXO70C1; amino-acid sequence: MEKNAAAPEKSVSFSRRSSNKNLFSSPATPRQRYETIDEDAPPESGAQDRPDDPNNSSNPAAELSFQEILDEVDHFLETFSESKEKWTPPEVVPSSVESLSKAVDSMTTKYGRGLARFGENEEDDAPFVESVTRISKIATVLEEFPSNSTTATAFNRTSTVLQRAMALLDEEFRNHLSLDQPDPSTAKPDNNPDQSFSSRITSKLSSFNSNSSSAHDSCLFIQAQPPESEPDKLDEFPSFSDESITIMNKIASTMIAAGYGNECCMVYSISRRNAFKLALNNLGYENISIDEVQRMQWESLEGEIATWISVVKLCSSVHFSGERKLCDAVFTGHRSLSESLFCNLARAVAIQLFNFADAVVLTKRSPEKLFKMLDMYETLRDLVPAIRDSYPEEIGKELVMEAEAARNRIGQTAVSIFCDLENSIKSDNGKTPVPSGAVHPLTRYVMNYLKYACEYKDSLEQVFLEYEKTNGTPGTTSSPFQIQLLTVMDMLDANLDMRSKLYRDPALRFIFLMNNGRYIMQKVKGSTEIHQLMGDTWCRKRSTDLRGYHKNYQRETWGRILHCLNHEGLQVNGKVSKTVIKERFKCFNTLFDEIHKTQSTWVVSDEQLQSELRVSLSAVMIPAYRSFWGRFKQYLEGGKQAEKYIKYQPEDIENLIDDLFDGNSTSMSKRKT